A portion of the Actomonas aquatica genome contains these proteins:
- a CDS encoding ABC transporter ATP-binding protein: MATLKAKTVNPFRRVAAYLLRYRALFALTIALAVGSTLFLVSIPQVIKWIVDEVIAAGRRDLLLWGVGALTGCYFLRDAFNSLRIRVNNTLEQKVLVDLRGDLHSRLLELPVGYYDKRQTGEIASRVIEDVQNVERALLDGTEQGIVALLTLVGISGILFVQQPLLAALVLAPLPFVVWMGRRHFKVGRVLWKDTREAAGALNGLLMENISGHRLISSFSLADRERGRFRDASHTLRDTTLKAMFRWSLHGPGTNFLSSLGAVAVMGVGGLLLIQSNATGGDFSLGDFISFFAYCTLVYEPVSRLNQLNQMLASARASSDRVFEILDHPVEIESPPNPKPFPAGVPEVRYENVSYGYPERPPILKDFSLTLPAGKVTALVGHTGAGKTTLANLLLRYYDVTAGGVSLGGVDVRELDLNTIREQIGLVAQEPFLFNGTVADNLRLARPSASDADLETALKAAAAWEFVNRLPDGIETEIGERGVRLSQGEKQRLTIARVILRNPPLVILDEATASVDTITENAIQRALATLVQERTTLVIAHRLSTVRRADQIVVLAHGRIVEKGTHDELIAKDDGAYAKLWRAQAQADQQAFESLSEL; encoded by the coding sequence GTGGCGACCTTGAAAGCGAAGACGGTAAATCCTTTCCGCCGGGTGGCGGCCTATCTGTTGCGTTATCGCGCGTTGTTTGCGCTCACCATCGCACTGGCGGTGGGCAGCACTCTGTTCCTGGTGTCGATCCCGCAGGTCATCAAATGGATCGTCGACGAGGTGATCGCGGCGGGGCGACGCGACCTCCTGCTCTGGGGCGTGGGCGCGCTGACGGGCTGTTATTTCCTGCGCGATGCCTTCAACTCCCTGCGTATCCGGGTGAACAATACGCTGGAGCAGAAGGTGCTGGTCGACCTGCGCGGTGACCTGCACTCGCGCCTGCTCGAGCTGCCGGTGGGCTACTACGACAAGCGCCAGACCGGCGAGATCGCCTCCCGCGTGATCGAGGATGTGCAGAACGTGGAGCGCGCGCTGCTCGACGGCACCGAGCAGGGCATCGTGGCGCTGCTCACGCTGGTGGGCATCAGTGGCATCCTCTTCGTGCAACAGCCGCTGCTGGCCGCGCTGGTGCTGGCCCCTTTGCCTTTTGTGGTGTGGATGGGCCGGCGCCACTTCAAGGTGGGCCGCGTGTTGTGGAAGGACACCCGCGAGGCGGCGGGCGCGCTCAATGGTCTGTTGATGGAAAACATCTCCGGTCATCGGCTCATCAGCTCCTTCTCGCTGGCCGATCGTGAACGCGGGCGGTTTCGCGATGCCTCGCACACCCTGCGCGACACCACGCTCAAGGCCATGTTTCGCTGGTCGCTGCACGGGCCGGGGACCAATTTTCTGAGCAGTCTCGGCGCGGTTGCGGTGATGGGTGTGGGCGGCCTGCTGCTGATACAGAGCAACGCCACCGGCGGTGACTTTTCGCTGGGCGATTTCATCTCCTTTTTCGCTTACTGCACGCTGGTTTACGAGCCGGTGAGCCGGCTGAATCAGCTCAACCAAATGCTGGCGTCGGCGCGGGCTTCGAGTGACCGCGTGTTTGAGATTCTGGACCACCCGGTGGAAATCGAATCGCCGCCGAACCCGAAGCCCTTCCCGGCGGGGGTGCCCGAGGTGCGCTACGAAAACGTGAGTTACGGTTACCCGGAGCGGCCGCCGATTCTAAAGGATTTTTCGCTCACGTTGCCGGCGGGCAAAGTCACGGCGTTGGTGGGTCACACCGGCGCCGGCAAGACGACCTTGGCCAACCTGTTGCTGCGTTATTACGACGTCACGGCGGGCGGCGTTTCGCTGGGTGGCGTGGATGTGCGCGAGTTGGACCTGAACACGATTCGCGAGCAGATCGGTCTCGTGGCGCAGGAGCCGTTTTTGTTCAACGGCACGGTCGCGGATAACCTGCGCTTGGCGCGACCGAGCGCGAGTGACGCCGACCTTGAAACGGCGCTCAAGGCGGCTGCGGCGTGGGAGTTTGTCAACCGACTGCCGGACGGCATCGAGACGGAGATCGGCGAGCGCGGTGTGCGGCTTTCGCAGGGCGAGAAGCAGCGCCTCACCATCGCACGCGTGATCCTGCGCAACCCGCCGCTGGTGATCCTCGATGAAGCCACCGCGAGCGTGGATACGATCACCGAGAATGCGATTCAGCGCGCCCTCGCCACGCTAGTGCAGGAGCGCACGACGCTGGTAATTGCGCACCGTTTGAGCACCGTGCGCCGGGCTGACCAGATCGTGGTGCTGGCGCATGGCCGCATCGTCGAAAAGGGCACGCACGATGAGCTCATCGCGAAGGATGATGGTGCTTACGCCAAGTTGTGGCGCGCGCAGGCGCAGGCCGATCAACAGGCGTTCGAGTCGCTGAGCGAGTTGTAA
- a CDS encoding VOC family protein, with product MSQINALNWFEIYVSDFDRARTFYTAILGQELELSAMEGSQMAILPCDLEKGVGGALTKMDGCAPGPGGTLVYLNVEGQLDAVLERIPAAGGHVIRPKFPIPPHGFIAIFSDPEGNVVGLHSMS from the coding sequence ATGAGTCAGATCAACGCCCTCAATTGGTTCGAAATCTACGTCAGCGACTTCGACCGCGCCCGCACCTTCTACACCGCCATCCTCGGTCAGGAGCTTGAGCTCTCCGCCATGGAAGGCTCCCAAATGGCGATCCTGCCCTGCGACCTCGAAAAGGGTGTCGGCGGCGCCCTCACCAAGATGGACGGCTGCGCGCCCGGCCCCGGCGGCACCCTCGTTTACCTCAACGTCGAAGGCCAACTCGACGCCGTGCTCGAGCGCATCCCAGCCGCCGGCGGACACGTCATCCGCCCCAAGTTCCCCATCCCGCCGCATGGCTTTATTGCCATCTTCAGCGACCCCGAGGGCAACGTCGTCGGCCTGCACAGCATGAGCTGA
- a CDS encoding zinc ribbon domain-containing protein YjdM: protein MSDDATSTTPACPVCTMDDVLPHDEHWECVTCGHEWPREVAAAAKVWRDAHGTELQDGDDVILIKDLKLRGSSQVLKGGSKGKNIRLVDADHDIDCKVDGVAMALKSCFVKKA, encoded by the coding sequence ATGAGCGACGACGCCACCAGCACCACACCCGCCTGCCCCGTTTGCACGATGGACGATGTCCTGCCGCACGATGAGCACTGGGAGTGCGTCACGTGCGGCCACGAATGGCCCCGCGAGGTCGCCGCCGCCGCCAAAGTCTGGCGCGACGCCCACGGCACCGAGCTGCAGGACGGCGACGACGTCATCCTCATTAAAGACCTCAAACTCCGCGGCTCCAGCCAGGTCCTGAAAGGTGGCTCCAAGGGCAAAAACATCCGCCTCGTCGACGCCGACCACGACATCGATTGCAAAGTCGACGGCGTCGCCATGGCCCTGAAGTCCTGCTTCGTCAAAAAGGCCTGA
- a CDS encoding GNAT family N-acetyltransferase, which translates to MSSTPPQVIFTTPRLRVRRLTVDDFDAMYAAYSDPVAMRYVDDGQPITREDTMRWIELTLSRYETHGYGMSLAESRADDSAVVGFVGLVHPGGQPEPELKYTLRQAYWGKGYATELAQGMMAHARDDLRLREVISTINPGHTVSRRVLAKAGFRFDHLRAEDDGESTEVLVWRANVV; encoded by the coding sequence ATGTCCTCAACCCCGCCGCAGGTCATCTTCACTACGCCACGCCTGCGCGTGCGGCGGCTGACCGTGGATGACTTTGACGCGATGTATGCGGCCTACAGTGATCCGGTGGCGATGCGTTATGTCGACGACGGTCAACCCATCACGCGCGAGGACACGATGCGATGGATCGAGCTCACGCTGAGTCGTTACGAGACGCACGGCTACGGCATGTCGTTGGCGGAGTCGCGGGCGGACGACAGCGCGGTGGTTGGCTTCGTGGGGCTGGTGCATCCGGGTGGCCAACCGGAGCCCGAGCTCAAATACACCCTGCGGCAGGCGTATTGGGGAAAGGGATACGCCACGGAGTTGGCGCAGGGCATGATGGCCCATGCGCGCGACGACCTGAGGCTGCGCGAGGTGATTTCGACGATCAATCCCGGGCACACTGTCTCACGGCGCGTGTTGGCGAAGGCCGGATTTCGGTTCGATCACCTCCGCGCGGAGGATGACGGAGAGTCGACCGAGGTGCTGGTCTGGCGGGCGAACGTTGTTTAA
- a CDS encoding Hsp70 family protein has protein sequence MNPDTFIYGIDFGTSNSAVTIWNATRRQLVRDPRIAQVEASFLYFPYALRKITPFLGNEARRRYVDDGMRGRLFQAIKTILPYASFTHTVVNNEAYTLEELIAIFLTHFKQRADAVTGQDGKHVILGRPAVFAEDPTADQLAEDRLRAAAHLAGFTEIRFQYEPIAAAFAYESRIDHPERVLVADFGGGTSDFTVVQLDPRRQGLTDRASDILATGGLPVAGNKYDAATMWHKITPLLGRGATYKSWGKEIEVPDSLYRTICQWDQIVFLNNPKKLDFLWRMTGLSSDPAAFDRFRALIKENQGFALFQVLEAAKIALTTGVTTPIDFDHPRIPLHLRMTRSQFNRQSADLTEQITGYLDRFLTDAALGPADIETVFLTGGTSLIFKLRQELIERFGLEKIRDGHEFTSVADGLALSAPLFFPELHS, from the coding sequence ATGAACCCGGACACCTTCATCTACGGCATCGATTTCGGCACCAGCAACTCGGCCGTCACCATCTGGAACGCCACCCGCCGCCAACTCGTGCGTGACCCGCGCATCGCGCAGGTCGAGGCCTCGTTCCTCTACTTCCCCTACGCCCTGCGCAAGATCACCCCCTTCCTCGGCAACGAGGCCCGCCGCCGCTACGTCGACGACGGTATGCGCGGCCGCCTCTTCCAGGCCATCAAGACGATCCTGCCCTACGCCTCCTTCACCCACACGGTCGTCAACAACGAGGCCTACACCCTCGAGGAACTCATCGCGATCTTCCTCACCCACTTCAAACAACGCGCCGACGCCGTCACCGGTCAGGATGGCAAACACGTCATCCTCGGCCGCCCCGCCGTCTTCGCCGAGGACCCGACCGCCGATCAACTCGCCGAAGACCGCCTCCGCGCCGCCGCCCACCTCGCCGGCTTCACCGAGATCCGCTTCCAATACGAACCCATCGCCGCCGCCTTCGCCTACGAGTCGCGCATCGACCACCCCGAACGCGTGTTGGTGGCCGACTTCGGTGGCGGCACGTCCGACTTCACCGTCGTGCAACTCGACCCGCGCCGCCAGGGCCTCACCGACCGCGCCAGCGACATCCTCGCCACCGGCGGCCTACCCGTTGCCGGCAACAAATACGACGCCGCCACCATGTGGCACAAAATCACCCCACTGCTCGGCCGCGGCGCCACCTACAAGAGCTGGGGCAAGGAGATAGAGGTGCCTGATTCGCTCTACCGCACCATCTGCCAATGGGACCAAATCGTGTTTCTCAACAACCCCAAGAAACTCGACTTCCTCTGGCGCATGACCGGCCTCTCCAGCGACCCGGCCGCCTTTGACCGCTTCCGCGCCCTCATCAAAGAAAACCAAGGTTTCGCTCTCTTTCAGGTCCTCGAAGCCGCCAAGATCGCCCTCACCACCGGCGTCACCACGCCCATCGATTTTGACCACCCGCGCATCCCGCTGCACCTGCGCATGACGCGCTCGCAGTTCAACCGCCAGTCGGCCGACCTCACCGAACAGATCACCGGCTACCTCGACCGCTTCCTCACCGACGCCGCGCTCGGCCCAGCCGACATCGAGACCGTCTTCCTCACCGGCGGCACCTCGCTCATCTTCAAACTCCGCCAGGAACTCATCGAACGTTTCGGCCTGGAGAAGATTCGCGACGGACACGAGTTCACCAGCGTCGCCGACGGCCTCGCCCTCAGCGCCCCCCTCTTCTTCCCCGAGCTGCACAGCTGA